A region from the Mucilaginibacter sp. CSA2-8R genome encodes:
- a CDS encoding DNA replication/repair protein RecF, whose translation MYLQHLSVINFKNYAEAELAFSDGVNVFTGNNGAGKTNLLDAIHYLSLCKSYFNTIDSQQIKQGTDFFIINGTFERNDAHETVACSVKRNQKKLFRRNKKDYPRLADHIGLFPLVMVSPYDVSIIMEGSEERRKFVDNVISQTDNRYLDELITYNKILSNRNALLKSIAETGRFDPGLLEVLDEQLVASGTRIFEKRKDFMESFTGIFNQYYQFLTDDVEKVAMVYESQLLHEGFAALLNKSTGKDRVLERTTTGIHRDDLLFSIHQMPLKKFGSQGQQKSFLIALKLAQYSYLQQQKGFKPLLLLDDIFDKLDEHRITKLMQLVSNHEFGQVFITDTSAGRVTQIFNRINVAFKLFDVQQGEVSPI comes from the coding sequence ATGTATTTGCAGCATCTATCTGTTATTAACTTTAAAAACTATGCCGAGGCCGAACTGGCTTTTAGCGATGGTGTAAATGTGTTTACAGGTAACAATGGCGCAGGCAAAACCAACTTGCTTGATGCCATACATTATTTGTCGTTATGTAAAAGTTACTTCAACACCATAGATAGCCAGCAAATAAAGCAGGGAACTGATTTTTTTATCATCAACGGTACGTTTGAGCGTAATGATGCGCACGAAACTGTAGCCTGCTCGGTAAAGCGTAATCAAAAAAAACTATTCAGGCGCAATAAAAAGGACTACCCGCGTTTGGCAGATCATATAGGTTTGTTCCCGCTGGTGATGGTGTCTCCTTATGATGTAAGCATCATTATGGAGGGGAGCGAAGAGCGGCGCAAGTTTGTGGATAACGTAATCTCGCAAACCGACAACCGGTACCTGGATGAGCTGATTACTTATAACAAAATACTGTCTAACCGGAATGCGCTGCTTAAAAGCATAGCCGAAACCGGCCGGTTTGACCCGGGTTTGCTGGAAGTGCTTGATGAGCAACTGGTAGCGTCGGGCACCCGTATCTTCGAAAAGCGTAAAGACTTTATGGAAAGTTTTACGGGCATCTTTAACCAGTACTACCAATTTTTAACAGATGACGTTGAAAAGGTGGCTATGGTATACGAGTCGCAGTTACTGCACGAAGGCTTTGCCGCTCTGCTCAATAAATCTACCGGGAAAGATCGTGTGCTGGAGCGTACCACAACCGGTATCCACCGTGATGATTTGCTTTTTAGCATACACCAGATGCCGCTTAAAAAGTTTGGTTCGCAGGGGCAGCAAAAATCTTTTTTAATTGCTTTAAAACTGGCCCAGTATAGCTACCTGCAGCAGCAAAAAGGATTTAAACCTTTGTTGTTACTGGATGATATTTTTGATAAATTAGATGAACATCGCATTACTAAGCTGATGCAATTGGTATCTAACCACGAGTTTGGTCAGGTATTTATTACGGATACCAGTGCCGGCAGGGTAACACAAATTTTTAACCGCATCAATGTAGCATTTAAACTGTTTGATGTACAACAGGGTGAGGTTAGCCCCATATAA
- a CDS encoding DUF721 domain-containing protein — protein sequence MRKANDKTMKQAIEQMLNVYKIKRRFDETGIIAAWPDIVGKPVANRTSEIFINNKKLFLRIESSVVKNELMIIRSQIMEKINSEAGDTLVEEIIFL from the coding sequence ATGCGTAAGGCTAACGACAAAACCATGAAACAGGCCATTGAGCAAATGCTTAATGTTTACAAAATTAAGCGTCGGTTTGATGAAACAGGCATTATTGCTGCCTGGCCCGATATTGTAGGCAAGCCTGTGGCCAACCGCACCAGCGAAATATTTATCAACAATAAAAAGCTGTTTTTGCGTATCGAATCATCCGTAGTGAAAAATGAATTGATGATTATACGCTCGCAGATTATGGAAAAAATTAACAGCGAAGCCGGCGATACTTTGGTGGAAGAGATTATATTTTTATAA
- a CDS encoding DoxX family membrane protein — MKNKILFVVCLLFGLMFINAGLNKFFNYMPMPKDMPASMQKLMAAFMQIGWLIPLVGFVEVVGGVLVIFNKYRALGAIMILPVMVGILLVNIFNAPSGLPLALVLLAINIWMIIDNYKKYLPMVSATTI, encoded by the coding sequence ATGAAAAATAAGATCCTGTTTGTTGTTTGTCTTTTATTTGGGCTTATGTTTATTAACGCCGGGCTAAACAAGTTTTTCAACTACATGCCCATGCCTAAAGACATGCCTGCCAGTATGCAAAAGTTAATGGCTGCCTTTATGCAAATAGGCTGGCTCATTCCGCTGGTAGGTTTTGTAGAGGTAGTTGGCGGAGTGTTGGTTATTTTTAATAAATACCGTGCTTTGGGAGCCATTATGATTTTGCCGGTTATGGTCGGAATACTTTTGGTTAACATCTTTAACGCACCTTCGGGCTTACCTTTAGCTTTGGTGCTGCTGGCTATCAATATCTGGATGATTATTGATAATTATAAAAAATACCTGCCAATGGTTAGTGCAACAACGATCTAA
- a CDS encoding SRPBCC family protein, with protein MEENSSVKITITATVKANPEKVWEFWTKPEHITQWNNASDDWHTPFAENDLTAGGEFKARMEAKDGSVGFDFGGVYDEVILHQLISYTIGDGRKVRITFANKGMETEITETFEAENQNPAEMQRAGWQAILNNFKQYAESH; from the coding sequence ATGGAAGAAAATAGTTCTGTTAAAATTACTATAACGGCTACCGTTAAAGCTAACCCCGAAAAGGTTTGGGAGTTTTGGACAAAGCCAGAACACATTACACAATGGAATAATGCATCAGATGATTGGCATACGCCGTTTGCCGAAAATGACTTAACTGCCGGAGGCGAATTTAAAGCGCGAATGGAAGCTAAAGATGGCAGTGTGGGGTTTGACTTTGGCGGTGTATACGATGAAGTGATACTTCACCAATTGATTAGTTATACCATAGGCGACGGAAGAAAAGTACGGATTACCTTTGCCAACAAAGGTATGGAAACTGAAATAACAGAAACATTTGAAGCCGAAAATCAAAACCCGGCAGAGATGCAACGGGCTGGTTGGCAGGCTATCTTAAACAACTTTAAGCAATACGCCGAAAGTCACTAA
- a CDS encoding nucleoside-diphosphate kinase has protein sequence MENNKTFTMIKPDAVRNGHIGAILDHIVKGGFKITAMKYTKLTAEKAGEFYAVHKERPFYNGLVSFMSSGPIVAAILEKDNAVADFRTLIGATDPSKAEAGTIRQLFAESIEANAVHGSDSDENAAIEGSFYFSAFEKF, from the coding sequence ATGGAAAACAACAAAACTTTCACCATGATTAAGCCCGATGCAGTTCGCAACGGTCACATCGGTGCTATTTTAGATCACATTGTTAAAGGTGGCTTCAAAATCACAGCAATGAAATACACTAAACTTACTGCCGAAAAAGCAGGCGAGTTTTATGCTGTTCACAAAGAACGCCCTTTTTACAATGGCTTAGTTAGCTTTATGTCTTCTGGCCCTATCGTAGCTGCTATACTGGAGAAAGACAACGCTGTTGCTGATTTCCGTACGCTTATTGGCGCTACCGACCCATCTAAAGCTGAAGCCGGTACTATCCGTCAGTTATTTGCCGAGTCTATCGAAGCCAATGCAGTTCACGGTTCAGATTCTGACGAGAACGCAGCTATCGAAGGAAGCTTCTATTTCTCAGCATTCGAGAAATTTTAA
- a CDS encoding bifunctional oligoribonuclease/PAP phosphatase NrnA has product MLDISALSQLLNQPRKIVITTHHKPDGDAMGSSLGLYNYLIQQGHHAKVVSPTDYPEFLWWMPGNEEVIIYTEQKEQAAQLVAEAELIFCLDFNTLTRINELGELVRQSSAVKVMIDHHLEPEDFDDYRYWNINACATAQLVYSFITDELKRPDLINVDVATCLYTGIMTDSGSFRFPNTTAAVHRIVASLIEAGAVNWRIHELVYSSSSENRLRFLGHCLTNKLEVLAEYNTAIISVTHQDLQKFNIITGDTEGIVNYALSITGIRLAAFIVERPDRVKLSLRSKGEFPANEICKKYFSGGGHRNAAGGHSEESLQQVIEKIKHILPEYKTLLVQ; this is encoded by the coding sequence ATGTTAGATATATCCGCGCTTAGCCAGCTTTTAAACCAGCCCCGAAAAATAGTTATTACTACCCATCATAAGCCTGATGGCGATGCTATGGGTTCGTCGCTCGGTTTATACAACTATTTAATACAGCAAGGCCATCATGCTAAAGTAGTTAGCCCTACCGATTACCCGGAGTTTTTATGGTGGATGCCCGGCAACGAAGAAGTGATTATTTACACTGAGCAAAAAGAGCAGGCTGCCCAGTTAGTAGCCGAAGCTGAGCTGATATTTTGTCTTGATTTCAATACCCTTACCCGTATTAATGAGTTAGGCGAACTGGTACGCCAAAGCAGCGCCGTAAAGGTGATGATTGATCATCACCTGGAGCCGGAAGATTTTGATGATTACCGTTACTGGAACATCAATGCCTGTGCTACTGCGCAATTGGTATACAGTTTTATAACCGACGAGCTGAAACGCCCCGACCTGATTAATGTCGATGTTGCCACCTGTTTGTACACCGGCATCATGACAGATTCAGGTTCTTTCAGGTTTCCAAATACTACCGCTGCGGTGCACCGTATTGTGGCCAGTTTAATTGAGGCCGGTGCTGTAAACTGGCGCATTCACGAACTGGTATACAGTAGTTCGTCCGAAAACCGCCTGCGTTTTTTAGGACATTGCTTAACTAATAAACTCGAGGTTTTAGCTGAATACAATACGGCCATCATCAGCGTAACCCATCAGGACTTGCAGAAGTTTAACATCATTACCGGCGATACCGAAGGGATTGTAAATTACGCATTATCCATAACCGGTATACGCCTGGCCGCCTTTATTGTGGAACGCCCTGACAGAGTAAAGCTATCATTACGCTCAAAAGGGGAGTTTCCGGCTAACGAGATTTGTAAAAAATATTTTAGCGGTGGCGGTCATCGCAATGCCGCAGGCGGTCATTCAGAGGAGTCGCTGCAGCAAGTTATTGAGAAAATTAAACATATATTACCCGAATACAAAACACTATTAGTACAATAA
- a CDS encoding FKBP-type peptidyl-prolyl cis-trans isomerase: protein MKKNFLFLAVAAIGFASCNSGFKKSDGGLLYNIHEDKEGANIKAGDFVVMNLVVKNDADSVLNNSYDQGMPVITAVPQPQYKGDVVNGILLLSQGDSATIRVNIDSAKAGNHIPKDFKGKYLTYQVKIEKVIAKGKLSDQVFQGRVTELFKTETAKMEKAEPGKIQKYLDDNKLKATKTASGLYYVITKEGSGPKIGKADSAVVNYTGKLIGGKIFDTSIKEVAQANKGLYNAMRPYKPIRIAVGVGSVIPGWDEGLQLLNKGSKATFVIPSKLAYGQQGAGPIPPFTPIVFEVELIDIVHPDPNAPKPAALPQMPMQQPASK, encoded by the coding sequence ATGAAAAAAAACTTTCTGTTTTTGGCTGTAGCAGCGATTGGTTTTGCCAGCTGTAACAGCGGATTTAAAAAGAGCGATGGCGGCCTGCTATATAATATTCATGAAGACAAAGAAGGCGCTAACATTAAAGCTGGCGACTTTGTAGTCATGAACCTGGTTGTTAAAAACGATGCCGACTCAGTTTTAAACAATAGCTATGACCAGGGCATGCCGGTAATTACTGCCGTACCACAGCCACAATACAAAGGCGATGTGGTTAACGGTATCTTGTTGTTAAGCCAGGGCGATAGTGCTACTATCCGGGTTAATATTGACTCGGCAAAAGCTGGTAACCACATCCCTAAAGATTTTAAAGGTAAATACTTAACTTACCAGGTTAAAATCGAAAAAGTGATAGCCAAAGGTAAACTGAGTGATCAGGTTTTTCAGGGCCGTGTAACCGAATTATTTAAGACCGAAACTGCTAAAATGGAAAAAGCAGAGCCCGGGAAAATCCAAAAATACCTGGATGATAATAAACTGAAAGCTACTAAAACTGCTTCGGGTTTATACTATGTAATTACTAAAGAAGGATCAGGTCCTAAAATTGGTAAAGCCGATAGCGCAGTGGTTAACTATACCGGTAAATTAATTGGTGGTAAAATATTTGATACCAGCATTAAAGAGGTAGCCCAGGCAAACAAAGGTCTTTACAACGCTATGCGCCCGTACAAGCCTATCCGTATTGCAGTGGGTGTGGGTTCTGTTATTCCAGGTTGGGATGAAGGCTTACAGTTATTAAACAAAGGTTCGAAAGCTACTTTTGTTATACCGTCAAAACTGGCTTACGGTCAGCAGGGAGCAGGTCCAATTCCGCCGTTTACGCCAATTGTGTTTGAAGTAGAACTGATTGACATTGTGCATCCTGATCCTAATGCACCAAAGCCAGCAGCGTTGCCGCAAATGCCTATGCAACAGCCAGCTTCTAAATAA